Genomic segment of Canis lupus dingo isolate Sandy chromosome 9, ASM325472v2, whole genome shotgun sequence:
CAGGGTCCTGAGGGctggtcctggctctgccccgagcccctgcccctcctagGCTTGGAGCTATCACCTGTGAAGCAAGGAACCGGTTTCCAACCACCCCTAAAGAcaagtcccttccagctctgataTTCATGCACCAGTCGTGACCTCAAAGCCAGACAGGGGTTCTGCATGCACACCCCTCACACCTCCACGCTGAGCGTGCTTACACACGAAGCTCCTCTCATGCATTTTCAGACTCAATTTCCGTCCTGCAAACCACATCCTTTCTCTCTGCTAGGCAGAGAGACCtacaaatctgtattttttcccattccccaTCCAAATTCGTccttgaaaaaaaaggaacaggggaTGGGAAAGGAGGGTGAGGTCAGTAATAGCCATTCCCCTGCATTGGGAtccagatctctagaactttcctATTATAAAGCTCCCTCTGAAGAAGGAAATGCACTACTTCTCTCACGCCCTGCCCCCTGGCAGAAATAGAGGGACAGCAGCGATTCATACCCAGCCTGGGTCCCTTCTAATCTAACCTAACCTACCTGCTGCTGCACCCCAGCCTGGGGAAAGCTGAAAAAAAACATAGGCTCTTGGAGATGAGAACCCCAGGCTCTCGggtgctgggagggagggggaggtcTTGGTTCCAGTGCACTAAATCCTAGGGACCCCTCGCTCTCTGCCACAGCAACCTTGGAGTGGACTGGCTTCCCTCAGCATCCAGAACAGAAGTTGACTTCAGCTCCTAGTGGGTGTGAGTGTGAATGAGCAACTCTTCTAAGAATCTCTGAAGGTTATTTTCAGTGGTTTGGGGGCAGGGAATTAGAGAGCTTAATAGATGAAGATGAATAAAATGCTGAATCCTATCATTTCTTTCTAATTGATATTTAGCCTTAATAAAAAGTGAGTATTTCTGAGGTCATCACAactgccttccccccacccccaagcccttGCAAGTGCCTAAGAAATTGCCTCTGAAGgattcccacccaccccctcctttATCAGCTCCCTAACATCTTACAAAGTCTTATCAACaggaatattaatattattttcagtatCAGAAAAAAACCAGTTGAGCAGCACAGGCAAAAATATATCTGCACTACGTTTCTGTCGTTGCCAAAAATATAcacatcttcttttctttatttaaaaaaaaaaaccaacaataacaaaaacccaaacagaaacacacacaaaaaatccacACATGCAAAGACTGACGAGACATGAGCATCAGGGAAAGCTGGAAACGCCTTCTCCCGGCTCCAACCCCAGTGCAActgaaacagagacacaggcttcccCCCACCACTCTCCTGGCTGCCCTACTGGCCCCTCGGCCTTTGCCACCAAAGGCTCTGAGCAGGTGGGGGCTCTTTTAGGTGAGAACTGCCCCCTCCACCCTGGGGAAATAGCTGGTGGGGGAAGGGATGGCTGTCAGGTCAGCTCAAGTGAAGGCTCCTGGCTCCCATGGTTGGTCGGGGCGGGAATAGGGTGCCAGGGAAGCAAGCTGGCTAATCCTGGGAAGGAGGTTTTCTCTGCTGAAGGACGTGGCACtttaccccccacccctgccccatcccccagATCCTTGGGACTCCCCCTGTGCCAGTGAGGCAGGACCAGCTATCAGTGGGGGAATGAGAGCTCTGAAGGGGGCAGTGAGGCCAAGTGGGGTctgggggagggaaggcaggataTTACCCTGATTCAAAGCCCCCAGCCCCCATTACTCTCCAATAGTGGAGTACTGTTCTGGTTTTTGTTAACCATTCACGCCCCAGAAAGGGACCAAAGTtggtgaggtggggagggtgcAAACAAAAGTCGGGAGCCCCCTTCTGGTGCTGCCTCATCTGAGCACTGCTCCTATCCCTGCCCTCGGcggccccaggcccagggggaGTCagtcagacagacagacagacagacagacacacacacacacacacacacacggacacacaagCACACACGCTCTCTGAGTCAGGCAGCTCCATCTTCCCACCCTCCGCACTCCTAAATCCAATAGTGCAAACAAGGGGCAGGGCCCCAGGGGGCTGGGCCTCCTCCCCCTGCGCTCCCCCAGCCAGTCACCTGGGGGCTCTCGACAGGTGGGGAGGCTCAGGCTAAATCTGAGGCCCCGCTGCCCCTTCCTCAGCTCCCTAGTCTGTGGGCTTTTACAAGCTCAGCTTGTAACCGttgttgggggggcgggggaggggtacCAGGGAGACACAGTCCCAGGGATCTCTTCTGCCATCTGCCCAAGCTAGGAAGAAACTGCAGGTAAAGCAGGGCCACCCCTTCTTTCCTAAGAGATTTCCGCGCACGAACAGGCCCAAGCCTGTCCCCCTACTTCTCCCCACTCAAGTGCTGATCCATTTTCTGTGGAGGGTCCAACCAACCCCCCACTTATGCCATAGCCCACTTTGCTCTTGGAGGACCTCAAAGCATTACTGAGAGTGGGGGCTCCTAGGTGGGCTGGGAGCCTGTCCTCCCTCTGAGCCCCTCACAAAGGGGACAGTGCGGAGGGAGGGGGGCCCAGTGGAAGGGGCACCCTTCTCTGGCTCAGTCCTCGGCACCAGGTGCACCCTGCACTCCCCAGGCCTCAGCACAGGATCTGGGCTGGGGCTCTCCAGGGTCTGGATGCAGGTGCCTGCTCCAGGCTAGGACCCTCAGGCCAAGATCTGCCCCCTTCATCTGGGGATCAGGAGGGGCTGGGTGGATTTAGCCTTTTTCCTGGTTGGCTGAGGTTCCTTTGTCAGCGGtctggaaagagaggaagggaggctgGGGGTTTAGGAGGTGTCTGGTTCTAACACCCAGTTGAGAACAGCTGCCAGGGGAAGGATGCTATTGTAGGGTCCGGTGAGGGAGCCCAGCTgaagcccctgccctgggctcttgGCTAAGGCCTGTGTTTGTGGTTCatagggggaaggggagggcaggctgCCCTGCACAAGCGCACCCATCTAAGCGGGCATGTGCCTGCCAAGGCTGGCAGCACCCTGGGCTCTGACAATATGCcctcagaggaaggagggagagatggagccTTTGGAGAAAGGCCCACCCAGAGCATCATCTTTTTCTAATTGGTCCACTCAGAGAGCAAACAGACTTTTCTAATTGGTCTTCCAGAGGAACATCATTTTCCAACTGGTCCTTTTGCTACTAGCCTGTGCTCAGTTTCTCCCTGGCAGATCCAACAGAGGCCCTGGGGCCTgcagcagggtgcctggctgaccTAGGGGGtcacttccttcctccttctgatgctccacctctgcccctcccggaGAAGGCAGACAGGACAGCCCTGTGCCCCCTACTCACCCCGCCTTTGGGGCCACTGCCATCCGCCCCCGCCAGGCTGAGGAAGGGGTTGGTCTGGGCCGTGAGGACTGGAGGTCCgcctgctgctgctactgctgcggCTGCTGCCGCCGCGGCCATGAGACTCGTGTTGTTGCCGAGCGAGGGAGCTACCAGGGCCCCGGCAGGCAGCAGTGGGGGGGCGGAGGCCGCAGGCAGCAGGCCAGGGGTGCCCGCAGACAGCAGCGGGGTGGAGCTTCCCGCCAGCAGGCTGGCCATGGGCAGCTGGGAGCCCCCAGCCATCTGCAGCCGCTGCAGCTCCCGCTTCTGCTGGATCTGCTGGATCATCTGGTAGACAACAGTCTGGTGTTCCTGCAAAGGGGCCAGAATGCTCATGGGCTAGTGGTCCCCGGAGCCAGCTTGCCCTACTTGGCCCAGGCCCCGTCCCATCTCACTGGAGCCCTGAGGAAGGAGACCTGGGGACAGTCAAGGTCCTGTCTCTAACTCCCTGCTcggggcctcagtctccccatctggaTAAGAAAGTGGTTGCTGCCATCAGTGTCGGTAGACAGGCATTACAGGCCTAGTGCTGGAGGATGTTTGACATCCCTGGCTCCACCCCCTGGCTGAAGCGATTCCTCAGTCGCTATGACAACCACAAATGCCCCCAGGGGTGGGATGACCCCAAGTTGAGAAACAACTAGACTAGGTCAATAGTATTCAACTCCTCctctttttgtttggtttctttcaagatttatttttgctttgagtAGGCAAGGCGTTTTCAGTGTTCTAAAAACCAAAACGATATCCAGGTTTACCTTTAAGGAATCTTGCTGCAACCCCTGTTCCCTTCTGGCCCCTACAGGTAACCAGCTGAATTGGTTTCTTGggtttttaatgtttctttataggaaaatggttctgttttctggtttttcagttccctcctttttaaaaagaacttttctcCAAAGGAAACCTTCGAAGAACCCGACATACAACACAGACGTAAAAGGGGCTGCTCTGGTTGAGAGGGTGACCACCTGCTCAGCCACAGACCCTGCAGCTCCCACTGAAGATCCTTGGGACTGGGACTGGAAATGCTCCGGTCACTGGGAATTCACCCCCCAACAGACCTTTCCCCTAGGATGTGATGCGGGATCACTAGAGCATCCCTTCTGCTATGCCCAGGGCCGGAAAGCGACCCTTATCCCTTTTGTCCCTACATGCCCCAcaggggcccagcctggggctgccctcctccttccacctTCCCTCCCAATCCCTGCGGTGccagcctggcccagccctgaCACGGTGAACCCCCACCTTCACCCTGCAACGCGGGAGCTGCCTGGGCAGGGAGGGCATTACCGGGGTCAGCTGTGGGGAGGCCAGgagctgctggagctgctggagCTGCTGCTCTTGCTGCTGCAGGAgatgtctctgctgctctgtcAGGCTGAGGCAGGGGGACAAAACACAGACCATGGGAAGGGGCGGGGCGACACTCCTCTCCCACCCAGGCCCTCCAAGTTCCCAGACTCCCTCAGACCCAGGTGGAGAAAGGCAGGGGTGTGCGGTGTTAAAGGACTACAGAGAAACAGTGTGAGCTCAGAGACCACTGGGAGGGAGACAAGTTGGACAGAAGAATGTTTCCGGACGGGAAATCAAGATTGGGGATGCAAGAAGGAAACTGATGATTTTGTCCCTGGAGAGCTACCATCCAGAGGACACTCACATCTACCATCTAGGGAATACTTGGGGCCAAGAAGTGACTAGATTCTATACCCTGTAAGACTGAAGAATGTTCTTCCTTTTGGGGGTGGGAACTATGGGTGTTTGGGGGGGGAGTCCCTCCCCAAACCAGCCTCCCCATTCCCTTCCCCAGGCTGAGCTCTCCCTCACCTGTTAAGACAACCTGGCAGCTGCAGCGTGGGGGCCCCGCCAGCCTGGCTCAAGCCCGCAGGGTTGGGGGCGGCAGCCCCATTCAACCCCCCCAGGAGCCCATTGAGGGGCAGGGCCCCGCTGCCCGCCAGCCCCCCCAACAGCCCCTCAGCCATGGGCATggcccccagccccgctgccCCCGGTGCCCGGCCCAGCCCGTTCTGTGGCTGGGGCGGGAGCGGGGCCGGGgccccaggcagggccaggggcagagtAGCAGGGCTCTGCTGGAGCAGGGGCAGCGGTGGGGGCGTGCTGTGGAAGGACAGCGACGAGCTGCTGCGGCTGGGGCAGCCTGAGTGTgggtcctggggagggagggggaagggaggggtcagaggggcagggggccagCATGATCTTTCTGGCCCCCGGCCCAGCACCCACCAGCATTCTCACAGAGCAcagccacccccacctcacccaggcagagccacccagggggaaGGGGCATGGCCCAGAGATAAAGGCTAAAGATCCCAACAgtcttcacaaatatttacagatcaCATCCTGGGGGCCCAGTGCCCCTTGCAATCCTTGTTAATCAGGAACAGTGAGGTTGGCGGTGGACATCTAGTGAACTAGACCCCAGCCCCAGGGTTCACTGCTTGCCCTGAATTATCTAATTATTCCCATATACGGGTGAAGCCATTGATTCTTAGGCAGGCTAAGTAACTGCAGGCTGGAGAATGGCAGCTGGAGGGAAAGGCTCAGGTTCAAATTCTGTGTCCACAGTTCACTGGCTTCTCTGTCTTACTCACTCATAACGTGGGGGCAATAGTAACACCTATTCCATAAAGTCTAAAAAACAGTGCTTTGAAAATCTCAGCATAGGACATGATTTCAGAGGGCAAGTGTGCAATTAATATTCATTATTGCTATGATCATTGTTGCTCAGGTACACAAGCACCCCATTTGTTTGATTTCACTAGTAACCACAACCTAACAATAGATTGTTCCTCCTCACATTGACCGCCAAGCACAGGAGGATTATTTGTGCCAGTTGCTGTAATGAACCCTTTCCAAATAGTCTCAAAGAAGCCTTCCCTAACCACCTCCTAGCTCCAGAAGAATACCACCCCCATTCTGCCTCACAGCCCtcaaattattcccatttttgcACTTTTCCTGGTTTGTAATGATTATTTTCTTGGATCGCTAGTCTATCTTCAGAGGCGGGGCCCAGGCCGTTTTGCTCACTGATTGTTGAGCCAGTGCCCAGCATTAAGTAGGCACCTATAATTATcatttaaggaaggaaggaatggatcGGTCAACCAATTGCTCAGCCAGTCACTTCACTGCCAGGCCTCCAGTAGCTGCAGCGTGGAGGCCTGGCGCTTCCCCtcttgctccccccaccccctccttgccTCCCCCCCGCGGCGCCCACCTCGGAAGACGTGGACAGAGAGTTGTCCAGGCCAAGGCTGTTCTTCCCTGGGGGGCTCTTGCTGGTGCTTAAGGAATCGCTGCTGCCGGCTGAGGGAGGGGAGTAGGAAAGGAGGTCAAGGGCTGCAGTCGGGGCCCTTGTCGCGCCGCCCGGCCGAGGCTCCCACTCCCGGACCGGGTGGGAGTCCCCTTACCTTGGGGAGGCAGGCCATAGGGCCCAGGGACTGGGCCGTTGGCGGCAGGCAGGGCGGCAGGCAGGGCGGGAAAGGGCACAGACAGCTGCACATTGAGAATCTGCAGCCGCTCCTTCTTGGCCGTCAGGCTCAGGATCTGCTCCTGAAGCCGCTGGTTTTCCTTCTGCAGCGCGTGCAGCGCCTTCAGCATCTCCACGACTGCAAGGAGAGGGCGAGAGCGCCTGAGCCCCGCGGGCCGGGAGAggcggggcggaggcggggcgagaggcccggggcggggcctggagggcggggcctggcggAGGAAATCAGTCTGAGACCTAGAAGAGAAGGCGCCAGGCAGCAAGAGACTCAGGTGAGCTCCGGGGAGGCGGGACCCGGGGGAGCCAGAGGTGTGAGGACTAGAGGCGGGGCCTGAGGCTCGGGGTCGAGGTGTGACCGAGAGCGTCGAGGTGGGAGGAAGTTGGAGCAGAGTAAGGTAAGGGCCAGGAGGCCGCGGGGGCCGAAGGCGGGGAGCACAGGTGGCGGGTCCAGGAGTCGGGCCTAGCGAAGGTTAAAGGTAAGGCTCGGGGTAGCCCACAGTTAAGGCTGGAGCGGGGCCCAGGGACGGAACCTTAAAAAAGTTTGGGGACCTCGCAGAGAAAGGTGACCGAGCCTgggggtcctagggcaggtctccCCGCCCGGCTCCACCCCTCCTCACTGTTGACACCGGCCTCGCCGTCGCCCTGCTTCTCCAACAGCTGCTCCATGTTCGTCGTTCCGGGGGCCGCTGGGTCTAACTGGCCGCCCCCGCAGGGTGCAGACGCTGTCTGGTCAAAGAGTGCCGGGAGGCTGCTGATGGGGGACCTGGGGTCAGAAGAGAGAACCGGGCTCAGGCTAACCTCACGGCCCCACTCCTGTCTCcctacctcccccctcccccctcaggGGTCCCAGTCGCCCCTTCTCGGATCCCACCCTCTCCTGGCGCCCCGCAGCCGTCCCCTCCTCCCACTAGTGTCCCTCCAGCCCcgctcccagcccctcccccaagccgccgccccctccctcaCATGGAAGACAGACTCTCCTGGGGGGAGGTCCCCCGACACCGGAAGCTGCAGTCCTCCAGGTCTGGCTCTTGGAAGGAGAAGGGGAGCAGGGATCAGCGGGGGAGGGGTGCCATCGGCCTCACGGTCCCCGCCtgggaagtgggtgagggatCTGGGACTTTACCGCAGACTCCTTGCCCCCAGGatctcccccaaccccaggctgGCAGTTCTAGCTGGTAAGGCTCTGGGAGCCCGGTCTTGGAAACCTCGCCCCGTGGGAGGCAGTTATGGATCTggtctcttctcctttctttagGCCGAGAGGCGGCCGCTGCCTAGCTTCTTTCAGAACCACCTCCCAAGTTCTTTCCTGGTGGATTCGGGGTTCTAGAAATTCAGGGCCTAGACAGTCCTGGGTTGAACTTGGACCTGACACTTCCTACATGACCTTGAAATGGAAACTAATctcagtgggacgcctgggtggctcagcagttgaatgtctgccttaggctcagcagggcgtgatcctggagtcctgggatcgagtcctgcatcgggtccctgcatggagcctgcctctctttctctgtgtctctcatgaataaataaaatctttaaaaaaaaaaaaaaacaaccctattcTCTCTGAAATGACTGTTAGGAGGAttaaaaataaggtaataaaTGTGAAGTGTCAGCTGTCCTGCAACAAGTCCTAATAACTGCCACTATTCTAATAAGTCTTGTGCAATTTTTCATATCATAAACTCACAGGTTAGAGTGCAAAACCTTTTGCTGGGCCACAGAATGCCAATTTTGGTCTTGGAAAACGTAGTCACCCTGCGCTATCAGGCCATTAATTCTGGGATCGGATTCGGCCCCTTTAAGAAGGTTTACCTGAACGGGCGGGCGGGAGGTGAGCCCCGCCCCCTAGCCAGGCAGGTGGTGTCACAGCACCAATGAGCTCTCTGGGGCTCGGTGGACTctccagggagggggaggggcgctTGCGAACTTCCGAACCCTTAACTCCGAAATATCCGGAGCGCAGCTGCCAAGCTAGTGGACTCTCTGGAGGCCCCATCCCGGGGAATAAGAGGCCAGCTGGGAACTATGCTGCAGTGACCAGAAAACTGGGCTTGGTGTCAGGACCAGAATTTGAGCTctggctctgcctttctctacTTCAACTGTTTTGAGCAAATCATTAAGCCTCTTTCTTCTGTGGGATGGAGCAGTAGACATTCTGGCCGGTCCTGCTCCCACCGTCCacggttttgttttggttttgttcttaaCGTGAACGCATACTCTGGTTTgttgtgtgtgatttttttttcagggcaggCAATggccagagggagggggcagccagAAAGCCCTCCTATCCTTCTGGGGTGACATGCAAGTGATGAGTGCCCCTCAGGTCCTTGGGAAGACAGGGGAATGGAGTCAGAAACACATACCTGTGTGGCTGCTCTCAGCTTGGGTGAGGAGGGGGTTAACGGCACCCATGGGGGTTCCAAAGATGTGGGTAGAAGGGAGGCTAAAGGTAGAGCCAGCCAGAGAAAACACCTGAGGGAAAGGAGGTATAGCCCAGCCCATGGTTATTCTTGGATCTAGGGCacaactgtgtgtgtatgtatgtgtgtgtatagggagggagagggggatcAGGTGTGCTGGGGAGGAGAGGACCCAGGAGAGGGAGATATTCTGGTGGCCATCAAGCCCCATCTCTCAATCTCTCCCCTGGAGAGTTGGCATCCTGGGCAGCCTGTCCCCCACCTGCCCAGGGATGGAGGAGTGCAGGGGTAAGGCCTCACCTGAGTGGTGGAGAtagaagcagaggaggaagggagggtgcTGGTGAATGGGGAGCGGCTGAGGCGGGGCAGGGCCGAGGTCCCTGGGGGCCCCAGcaggctggaggagagaggggtgCTGCAGACAGCGCGCAGCATTCCGCCACTGCCACCATGGGAGATGGGGTCCTTATTACTGGTGTAGATGCCTACAGGCACAAGAAGGACACAGAGGGAAGCTTACTGTCACTGCTCCCCCAGGCCCGTCCTCAGTCAGATGGCTGGGGCAGCCCCTCCCCAGGGAGGATATTCCCTTGGATCTGGCCACACACATCAGTCTGACCCTCTTGCTGCAAAAATGTCACTTCTTGCCTATGTGACATCTCCTTGACATGCCTGCTTATTAGACTGTCCTGCCAAGACCAGCGGGATTCCAGGGTTTTTGAATAGGTTAAGTCCCATTGGCAGTTGACTCCAATCTCTCCCACTACAACTCTGCAGAAAATGGCTATAGGGGAGTGTCTTACAGGTGATTGGCTCTTCCATCCTTTATCTCTGTCTTTGGAGCAGTTTCTATCACATTGCCCTCTGACTGCATGCTTATGCCTCTGTTCCCTCACTAGACTGGCTGGGCCCTGGATGCCCAAGGGTCACTAACCTGCCCCCAGCAGGGGGGACTCCAGGCTCAGGCTGGGAAGGCTCCCTGAAGGCCCAAAGGTGCGGGAGGCCAGACCACCCAGGCCAGAGCTGACCAGGGAACCTCCGGAGAAGGGTGAGGCAGCAGTGGCAGTAAAGCCAGCCAGCTGGGCACTGGGCAAGGAGGGAATGGTgacgcccccagccccctccttgTTCCGGCTGCCCTTAGGACGACCCGGTCCATGTCGGCTCCTCTTGCTAGCTTTGTGCTTCTTCTCCTTCAGGCCTGTCTCAGGGGTCTCCTCAGCAGGCGCAGGGGCAGCACTCAGTGTGGGCATCCGCTTGTGGGTGCCTGCTGAGGCCCCAGACCCCGAAACGTGGGGAGACTTATAGTCTCCAGGGGacggggcccgggcccgggccgagctggaggtggtggtggagaagCGCATGATGGGCCCAAAGCCAGAGAAGACCACCTTCTGCTCAAAGAGGTCTGCCTTtgggggctcaggggctgagggagaggggggGGCCgaaggggtgggggctgcaggctTGGAGTACTTGTCCTCCTCTGGCTGCTCCAGCTTGGGGAATGCCGAGAAGTCAGGGGAGCTCTGCAGGGACGAGACTGCACAGAGGGAAAACTGCATTACAGCCGCCCCCCCACCCTACCTCCCACTCCCAATGGCACTAGCTGGAGAGAGCTCTGGTCAGGGGGCTGGGGAAGCCTGAGTTCCTATCCCAGCTTTGGCACTGTCTCTATGTCTTGGGATGAGTGTCCTCTGCCACCCCGCTCCAGCTTCCCCACATGCAATAAAGGGGAAGAACTCCTGCTCAACTGACCTCACTGGACTGTAGAGATTACTGGAGAGATCATTAGTGTTGGTACTTTAAAAATGGCACCTCATGGTCCAAGTGCAGGGGATAATGAATACAGCTATGGCAGTAGAGGGATGGGGCCTGagagggagggggctgaggggagggatTTTAGAGGAGTAACTTGGTGAGGAGCCCCCATCTTTAACCAATTTAAGAAGCAAATGAGATGCAAACCAGTGTGCAGAGGCCCTTGCTAGAGAagctctgagccgaaggctgtCCCGCCCCCAGCTTCTTCCATGATGCCCACACTCACCTGCAGGCTGGAAGGGCcccccagaggaggaggaagaggaggaggaggaagaggaggaggaggaggcggaggtgAAACTGCTCACACCTTT
This window contains:
- the MLLT6 gene encoding protein AF-17 isoform X6, producing the protein MKEMVGGCCVCSDERGWAENPLVYCDGHACSVAVHQACYGIVQVPTGPWFCRKCESQERAARVRCELCPHKDGALKRTDNGGWAHVVCALYIPEVQFANVLTMEPIVLQYVPHDRFNKTCYICEEQGRESKAASGACMTCNRHGCRQAFHVTCAQMAGLLCEEEVLEVDNVKYCGYCKYHFSKMKTSRHTSGGGGGAGGGGSTGGGGSGFIAGRRSRSASPSTQQEKHPSHHERGQKKSRKDKERLKQKHKKRPESPPSILTPPVVPTADKVPSSASSSSHHEASTQETSESSRDSKGKKSSSHSLSHKGKKLSSGKGVSSFTSASSSSSSSSSSSSSSGGPFQPAVSSLQSSPDFSAFPKLEQPEEDKYSKPAAPTPSAPPSPSAPEPPKADLFEQKVVFSGFGPIMRFSTTTSSSARARAPSPGDYKSPHVSGSGASAGTHKRMPTLSAAPAPAEETPETGLKEKKHKASKRSRHGPGRPKGSRNKEGAGGVTIPSLPSAQLAGFTATAASPFSGGSLVSSGLGGLASRTFGPSGSLPSLSLESPLLGAGIYTSNKDPISHGGSGGMLRAVCSTPLSSSLLGPPGTSALPRLSRSPFTSTLPSSSASISTTQVFSLAGSTFSLPSTHIFGTPMGAVNPLLTQAESSHTEPDLEDCSFRCRGTSPQESLSSMSPISSLPALFDQTASAPCGGGQLDPAAPGTTNMEQLLEKQGDGEAGVNIVEMLKALHALQKENQRLQEQILSLTAKKERLQILNVQLSVPFPALPAALPAANGPVPGPYGLPPQAGSSDSLSTSKSPPGKNSLGLDNSLSTSSEPDRAAETSPAAARAAAPAAPAAPGLPTADPGTPDCCLPDDPADPAEAGAAAAADGWGLPAAHGQPAGGKLHPAAVCGHPWPAACGLRPPTAACRGPGSSLARQQHESHGRGGSSRSSSSSRRTSSPHGPDQPLPQPGGGGWQWPQRRVTPAYLSEAEPEARPLLLAEPMVP
- the MLLT6 gene encoding protein AF-17 isoform X3; amino-acid sequence: MKEMVGGCCVCSDERGWAENPLVYCDGHACSVAVHQACYGIVQVPTGPWFCRKCESQERAARVRCELCPHKDGALKRTDNGGWAHVVCALYIPEVQFANVLTMEPIVLQYVPHDRFNKTCYICEEQGRESKAASGACMTCNRHGCRQAFHVTCAQMAGLLCEEEVLEVDNVKYCGYCKYHFSKMKTSRHTSGGGGGAGGGGSTGGGGSGFIAGRRSRSASPSTQQEKHPSHHERGQKKSRKDKERLKQKHKKRPESPPSILTPPVVPTADKVPSSASSSSHHEASTQETSESSRDSKGKKSSSHSLSHKGKKLSSGKVSSLQSSPDFSAFPKLEQPEEDKYSKPAAPTPSAPPSPSAPEPPKADLFEQKVVFSGFGPIMRFSTTTSSSARARAPSPGDYKSPHVSGSGASAGTHKRMPTLSAAPAPAEETPETGLKEKKHKASKRSRHGPGRPKGSRNKEGAGGVTIPSLPSAQLAGFTATAASPFSGGSLVSSGLGGLASRTFGPSGSLPSLSLESPLLGAGIYTSNKDPISHGGSGGMLRAVCSTPLSSSLLGPPGTSALPRLSRSPFTSTLPSSSASISTTQVFSLAGSTFSLPSTHIFGTPMGAVNPLLTQAESSHTEPDLEDCSFRCRGTSPQESLSSMSPISSLPALFDQTASAPCGGGQLDPAAPGTTNMEQLLEKQGDGEAGVNIVEMLKALHALQKENQRLQEQILSLTAKKERLQILNVQLSVPFPALPAALPAANGPVPGPYGLPPQAGSSDSLSTSKSPPGKNSLGLDNSLSTSSEDPHSGCPSRSSSSLSFHSTPPPLPLLQQSPATLPLALPGAPAPLPPQPQNGLGRAPGAAGLGAMPMAEGLLGGLAGSGALPLNGLLGGLNGAAAPNPAGLSQAGGAPTLQLPGCLNSLTEQQRHLLQQQEQQLQQLQQLLASPQLTPEHQTVVYQMIQQIQQKRELQRLQMAGGSQLPMASLLAGSSTPLLSAGTPGLLPAASAPPLLPAGALVAPSLGNNTSLMAAAAAAAAVAAAGGPPVLTAQTNPFLSLAGADGSGPKGGSRLHTFQRLSQRRDLSSWLSRWFPKTPAKSVVALKAPIKVELVAGKTYRWCVCGRSKKQPFCDGSHFFQRTGLSPLKFKAQETRVMALCTCKATQKPPYCDGTHRSERVQKAELGSPL
- the MLLT6 gene encoding protein AF-17 isoform X4, which gives rise to MKEMVGGCCVCSDERGWAENPLVYCDGHACSVAVHQACYGIVQVPTGPWFCRKCESQERAARVRCELCPHKDGALKRTDNGGWAHVVCALYIPEVQFANVLTMEPIVLQYVPHDRFNKTCYICEEQGRESKAASGACMTCNRHGCRQAFHVTCAQMAGLLCEEEVLEVDNVKYCGYCKYHFSKMKTSRHTSGGGGGAGGGGSTGGGGSGFIAGRRSRSASPSTQQEKHPSHHERGQKKSRKDKERLKQKHKKRPESPPSILTPPVVPTADKVPSSASSSSHHEASTQETSESSRDSKGKKSSSHSLSHKGKKLSSGKGVSSFTSASSSSSSSSSSSSSSGGPFQPAVSSLQSSPDFSAFPKLEQPEEDKYSKPAAPTPSAPPSPSAPEPPKADLFEQKVVFSGFGPIMRFSTTTSSSARARAPSPGDYKSPHVSGSGASAGTHKRMPTLSAAPAPAEETPETGLKEKKHKASKRSRHGPGRPKGSRNKEGAGGVTIPSLPSAQLAGFTATAASPFSGGSLVSSGLGGLASRTFGPSGSLPSLSLESPLLGAGIYTSNKDPISHGGSGGMLRAVCSTPLSSSLLGPPGTSALPRLSRSPFTSTLPSSSASISTTQVFSLAGSTFSLPSTHIFGTPMGAVNPLLTQAESSHTEPDLEDCSFRCRGTSPQESLSSMSPISSLPALFDQTASAPCGGGQLDPAAPGTTNMEQLLEKQGDGEAGVNIVEMLKALHALQKENQRLQEQILSLTAKKERLQILNVQLSVPFPALPAALPAANGPVPGPYGLPPQAGSSDSLSTSKSPPGKNSLGLDNSLSTSSEDPHSGCPSRSSSSLSFHSTPPPLPLLQQSPATLPLALPGAPAPLPPQPQNGLGRAPGAAGLGAMPMAEGLLGGLAGSGALPLNGLLGGLNGAAAPNPAGLSQAGGAPTLQLPGCLNSLTEQQRHLLQQQEQQLQQLQQLLASPQLTPEHQTVVYQMIQQIQQKRELQRLQMAGGSQLPMASLLAGSSTPLLSAGTPGLLPAASAPPLLPAGALVAPSLGNNTSLMAAAAAAAAVAAAGGPPVLTAQTNPFLSLAGADGSGPKGGSRLHTFQRLSQRRDLSSWLPFCDGSHFFQRTGLSPLKFKAQETRVMALCTCKATQKPPYCDGTHRSERVQKAELGSPL